The following is a genomic window from Amaranthus tricolor cultivar Red isolate AtriRed21 chromosome 10, ASM2621246v1, whole genome shotgun sequence.
atatatatgtatatatatatatgtatatatatatatatgtatatatatatatatatatgtatatatatatatatatatatatatatatgtatatatatatatatatgtatatatatatatatatgtatatatatatatgtatatatatatgtatgtatatatatatatatgtatatatatatatatgtatatatatatatatatatatatgtatatatatatatatatatgtatatatatatatatatatgtatatatatatatatatgtatatatatatatatatgtatatatatatgtatatgtatatatatatgtatatatatatatatatatatgtatatatatatatatatgtatgtatatatatatatatatgtatatatatatatatatatatatatatatgtatatatatatatatgtatatatatgtatatatatgtatatatgtatatatgtatatatatgtatatatatgtatatatgtatatatatatgtatatatatatatatatatatatatatatatatatatatatatatatatatatgtatgtatatatatatatgtatgtatatatatatatgtgtatgtatatatatatatatgtgtatgtatatatatatatatgtgtatgtatatatatatatatgtatatgtatatatatatatgtatatgtatatatatatatatgtatatgtatatatatatatatgtatatgtatatgtatatatatatatatatatatatatatatatatatatatatatatatatatatatatatatatatatatatatatatatatatatatatatatatatatatatatagggaagggattaaagaaagaaagcgAAATgagattaaatatttttatggaAGAAAAcgtaaaattgtttttaaaagacaaaaaaattgaaaatcggaTATTCGGTATCCAATCAGGATTATACCAGGTATCCAGATATCCGATTTTTCGGATAGTGATTTTCACTATTCGAAAATTCGGGTATCCGGATCAATTTGGTATCCGATTTTGGATACCCCTATATTTCGTACTGTATGTGTCGCACTGCCTGCTATAAGGAGTGATAATGGTATCCCTTATTTGTCACTACGTCATCCTATGGACTTATGTTACTCCCCTTTGGTTCGTTGCTCTCAAGTTAGAACTATGACTTGAAGTTGAAGCTTAATGATGCACTATAGCATGTTTTCAAGGGCTACAATTATAAAGTCCAACAGATAATGTTAGGGAAGTTGAGCTAAAATGAATTGACATAAGTATTCAAGGAATAATCTAGCGTAATTCACCATTTTTGCCTAGGAAGttatatttagtttataatcAAATATAGTTATAGTATAAGAGGGATGTGTATGCCATCGGTGATGTAATGTAAATTTCGGGAATCACTGTCTTCATGGCATTGCTGCTTTGCATTAGAAACAATATCGTACAAAATACACATACGACAAACATAAAAACTGCTACAACGTGAATGGTTTAGGCAGTACATACATCCAAGTAAAAGTCTGAGAGGTGAGGCAAAATGGGAGCATCATTGACTTTACAACTTTACAAGGCTCATGAAGGTCAAAAATTAGCTAAACATGATCAATTCAGAAATCTCCATGTATAATTTGAAACCAAGCAACCTCGAGGATTACATCATGACTCAGCTCTCGGGTCTTTGTACCACAGTTGCTGCAGTCATCGTTTTTTGAGCATCTGAAGTCCAACAAACAAGGAATCACCATAAGTTTCCTTGCTTATTTTTTTCGTAGGTTGGGGAAGACAAAGGTAAATTAACGAGAGCACAAACCTTGAGGCTGACTTTCAGGAACGGTTGAGTTTTCTGGGGGAGATGAAACGTCTTGCTGCATAGCTGCAGATTTTAATAAACCATTTAGCGATATTCCTGTTCTTGTTCCTCCCTTTCCTTTTAGGAGGTTTTGCACGCATGTGTGTGTGTTGGGGTGGGAGGAGGTTGTAAGTGAGACTGTAGGCTCGCTTGGATTGAGTATAAATAGTTAAAGGgagtaaaaaaagtcaaactaataaaataaaggtAAGTAGAGTTTCAAATAAAGTAATTGAGATAATTGTAAAAGAGATAGAATGAAAGTAAACAAAAGATGAACGAAAAAGGATAATTATTTCCCTCATTTGGAGGAAAGTATTCCCACATCCTCCCCtagggtaaatttatacccCAACATGAGGGAataaattgctttttttttctatttttcattattttccaaGTAATTCTTCCACCTCTTTAACAATGAAATTCCTTTAATCTTCTATTTAACTAACTTTGTTTTCCTACTTTGACTTTTGATTacccctttaaatatttacactcaatccaaTCAGCCCCTATCTGGCTAATTTTCAGCCAACTAACAAGggtaaaaacaatataaatttaGGATTTTTCATTCTCACAAGACCTTTTTATTGTAATTCATTAGATAAGGTGAAATTCAATCTAATATATAGGTTGTCTAAGGTTCTTGTCCTGTCTCGTGTGGAGGGGGTGTTACTATAACATATACTAGGTCTTCAGCCATAACGTGAGCATTTGACCATaacaaggaaccaactcaaccaaaagcttataGTGATGGTTGAAGCTCCAAAATATGTTACATACTTTGACCAAGGGGAGCACATGAATAGGGATTATAGCTACTCAGGATGCAAATTCAAAAGGACAAACCTTGTGCCTGAATCTGAGGTTCAATCTGCGATTCAGGTGGAGAGGACATGTCATCCTGCTGCAAAGCTGCAGATGTTAACATTGAGTAGTCATCAATCACCATTCTTTTACAAGTAGGGAGACAATACTGATTGAGAGTAAAGAGAGAAATATCGACCTTCAGGTGGAGTCTTGTGTTGAAGCTGGGTCACGGATGGAGGGGACATGGCTTCCTGCTGTGCTTTCAGCTGCTCCTCCGTGATCTTTAAGTAATCCTCAGTGGAATAAGCATTGTTAGACGTTGCAACATCTGCATTGAAAATGAGACAAGAGAGCCCAAATAATGAagaatttacattaaaaaaattgctCACACATTCCCAATTCAGCCAAATATTAGGCTAAATTTCATTTGGGCTAATATAAAAAGAATTTAGCTCAAACGCCAAGACCATCCTTCACGGTCTACAGTTTTACATTTCCAGCAACCACTACCAAATATCAAATAAGTTTGTATTCAGATTTTTTAGTTGTGGATTATATTAATGAGGTTTACAGTCACGTTAAAAGTTTGAATTCAGAGATAGTTTCGACTAATTTAGGCACTATAACAACCACATCAGCATTCTATTACCGCGATCGCGATTGTTATCACAGTGTAATTTTTACACTGTGATAAGAACAAATACTTGGCCAATTATTTTCAAAAGGATGGAGTTTGTTTTTTTCCAATGATGTATAGTGACCATGATCCGTACCAAATACAGATGCTGTGTTGTGGAAAAAagcatggttcattcgtcaaaGTAAACTTTATGGTGGAGGTATAACTATATGGAATCATAATTTAGTACATTATTTAAATGTCTCTTTATTACTATCTCTCACGTCACacaaatttgttttgattcttgTAGCCGGCCCCATATGATGGAATTAAGGTTTTGTTGTCGATACTTTTTATAAGTAAATGAATATGGTAACATATCACGACAATAACAttcaacaaacaaaataaattgatatttCAAAGTTTTGAAATAAACAAGAAAATGGTACTAACTTGGATCAGTTATAGGCACAGTTTGAGACTCGTCTGGGGTGGAAACCGATAAATTTGAGGtataattttccatttttcGTTCAAATGTATTTCTCGCTTGAACTGGATCATCATCAAGACTAATCTCCCGCTCCAGGGTGCTTTTGAATTCTCTAGAAACTTCCTATATTGAAAGAGTAAACAGATAAATCCACATCACCAATCAGATGATCAGGAAGTCGACTATTATAACAAATTTCATAGGGACCTGAAGCTCCTTAATGGTAGGCTGAAAAGCACGCAATGTTTTACCCAAATTTCTAGCAACCTGCATTCACCGTGTACATTATAAGAATCTCAGAGAATCTATAGAAGTATTAATGCATGCATGTAGAAACACAAACAATTAATGTCACAATGTGAAGACATAAGGTTTCTGTCGAGAGGCTATCCTGATTCCTAAGCTTATAGTTGATGTTTGTGTGACTCGGTTTCTTTCAAGTTCTATTGCTAGGTTCATTATGGTTCTGGACTATAATGAGTCCATCTATTCTGCACTACATTTTTCCAGTTTATCAAATTTGACAAAAGATACAATGATATGAGAAGATCTTTGAAAGTTGATGAGGTAATTCCAACGAGTCTTCCTTCAAAAAGGATGGAAAATCCTTGCATAAGGCAAGTTAATTCTGTTcagtaatattataataaaaccATAACATGCTTGCTTTTGTTTTATTCTATATTCAGATTGTGAAGCTATTCCTTTGGTCATAGAACTAGCTATCTCTCTTATTTCAAATCTGGCTGCATGTGCACTTAAAATCAACAGACTCGATCAAGCTACTGCTCTTTGATTACTGGTTTTGGGAACTGACGATTAGTGTTTGTAAACTCCTTAGAAGAGCTTCAGCTTCAGTTAGGATAGAAATTTCCGAGGGGGGATATGAAGATTTAACGATAACTATGTGTTGAAGAAAAAAATGTGCATAGCCAGTAAGGGATTAACAGATTGGAGAGAGGTCTGAAGTCAAAAGACTCAAGAAGTAAAATTAATGATCTCAATTCAGAGTGTATATGATGTCTAGCTTGGGGGAATGTGTCATATATGAAATAGAGGGTATTTTAGGTATTTTACTAATAGTTAGTTATATAgcttattagtataaataagcAAAAAAGGGAAATGGGAAGGTATCTAGAGAAATATTGTAAACACATTCAAATTGAGTTCTTAACTCATTTTGGGAGAGTTGCAAGCCTCTCAAATGCTTGTATTCTATCATTGTAATtctacaatcacaataatacaaTTTCTTTTACATTTCTATACAATACAATCTATACATTGTCATTGATTATCAATGGACACTTCAGTCCATTACAACGGGTATCAGAGCGATACGGTTCTAAAATTATCAGATTGGTTTCTTGGGGATtggtgattttaaattccacgTAAACTTCACTATGGCAGATTCTTCAAGGTTTCAACAATGGCAACGACACCAAGAATTTGAAAAAAGAATTCAATAGAGGAATACGTTGAATTGTTTAAGCGGCACAATGATTAGACAATGGAAATCTTAAAGCGAATGCAAGAAACAGTCAAGGCAATGAAAGAAGACACTAAAACTAGTTTttctaataacaaaaaaaacattttgtaAATAAGAATGAAACCCAAAACTAAGTTCCCTTCAGTTGATGTTTCTTTCAGAGAAAAAGATGGCAGTGAAGGAGAAACAAAACATTTGGTAAGGGAGAAGACGACGCGAAGGTACTTCTAGACATTACAGAAATTTCAGCAAATGATGTACAGAAGCAATTTCCAGAAGTTACAATAAGTGATCAGAAAGCTGTGAAGAAAATCAGTTCACAAattgttgatattcttgaaaatttcaaagaatatgaaaaagaagtaCCGGTTGAGACTCCTCATTTGTATGAAATATTTCTTGAAAAAACATTCTAGTAGAGACGAGGGAGATTCGAAGTTCTTAATGGGCTAAGAAATTTTGGTTGGAAACTTCGCAAGGGGCAGAGGATAAAAATAAGGCCGCACTGCATGGCATTGGCCGCATTATgaagatttttcaaaaaaaaaaacatgaatcGATATTTACTGCATTGTAAAGTTGTAAAAACGCATTTTAGGCTGTATCAAGGGATTTATTATTGTTTCAATGATATTTAGGCATTACAATAACCGCATCACTTCTGTTAATGTATTACCGTACGTTacacatttttacactatggcaAAGGGTGAGAAATTTGGGttttaaaaacaagaaaaaagaattgaaaaagaaTGAAGAGGTGGAAAACACCTGGTAGGAGAACGAAATCTGGCAGACTTAAAGGAGGAGGGAAACTGCAAAGGCGAGGATGCAAAGCTCCAGACATTCTATGAGCAACAAAATAGGAGACTGTCCTAAGGTGTGGTGGACCAAAAAAAGCCATTAGAGAGAGAGTTGTCCAGAAATGGCGTGACATCCATGTTTGTCTCCATTTAGTCACAGAAGACCTCTGGATATGATAAGAAATCGAGACGGAGGTGAAAAAACTGGCATTGACCATTGAAATGTTCTTCAGTAAGTTGGTTAGTGAGGATGACATTAAAGATGACATCATTTGCTTAAGGAAAAAAAGGGAAAGGGATAATACAAGGAGAGAGGAGAAATATGAAGTGGGTAATAATATAATAAGGAGAAATATGAAACCTGCTTTCTTTTTGTTAGTTGTCACCATAACTTTTACTCGAATTTCAGTGGGAGTCTGATGGAATGCATATATCAACAAGTTTAGGTGGGAGAGAAAGAGGCCATAGGCATGAGATCATCAAA
Proteins encoded in this region:
- the LOC130825838 gene encoding sec-independent protein translocase protein TATB, chloroplastic-like, whose protein sequence is MASTICTVSFSGSLSVGSTKTTIFSHPSCSCSSSSTNSCLKALKFPLSSQFSQLGVFHFSPWNGLKHMGISISAKPQKIGRRTKYRGKVVYASLFGVGAPEALVIGVVALLVFGPKGLAEVARNLGKTLRAFQPTIKELQEVSREFKSTLEREISLDDDPVQARNTFERKMENYTSNLSVSTPDESQTVPITDPNVATSNNAYSTEDYLKITEEQLKAQQEAMSPPSVTQLQHKTPPEALQQDDMSSPPESQIEPQIQAQAMQQDVSSPPENSTVPESQPQDAQKTMTAATVVQRPES